A window of Castanea sativa cultivar Marrone di Chiusa Pesio chromosome 1, ASM4071231v1 contains these coding sequences:
- the LOC142618616 gene encoding FACT complex subunit SSRP1 translates to MTDGHLFNNISLGGRGGTNPGQLKVFSGGILWKKQGGGKAVEVDKADIMGVTWMKVPRSNQLGVRIKDGLYYKFTGFRDQDVTNLTNFFQNACGITPEEKQLSVSGRNWGEVDLNGNMLTFLVGSKQAFEVSLADVSQTQLQGKNDVILEFHVDDTTGANEKDSLMEISFHIPNSNTQFVGDENRPPAQVFRDKIMSMADVGAGGEEAVVTFEGIAILTPRGRYNVELHLSFLRLQGQANDFKIQYSSVVRLFLLPKSNQPHTFVVVTLDPPIRKGQTLYPHIVLQFETDFVVHSDLTMSEDLLNTKYKEKLEPSYKGLIHEVFTTILRGLSGAKVTKPGKFRSCQDGYAVKSSLKAEDGVLYPLEKSFFFLPKPPTLILHEEIEYLEFERHAAGGSNMHYFDLLIRLKTEQEHLFRNIQRNEYHNLFDFISGKGLKIMNLGDVQTADGVARVLQDEDDDAVDPHLERIKNLAGGDESDEEDEDFVIDKDDGGSPTDDSGEEESDASESGDEKEKPAKKESRKETSSKASSSKKKSRDGDEDGSKKKKQKKKKDPNAPKRAMSGFMFFSQMERENVKKTNPGIAFTEVGRVLGDKWKKMTVEEKEPYEAKAQQDKKRYKDEISGYKNPQPMNIDSGNESDSA, encoded by the exons ATGACCGACGGTCACCTCTTCAACAATATCTCTCTCGGCGGCCGTGGAGGCAct AATCCAGGGCAGCTGAAGGTATTTTCAGGAGGGATTTTATGGAAGAAACAAGGAGGTGGTAAGGCAGTTGAGGTGGATAAAGCTGACATCATGGGGGTGACATGGATGAAGGTCCCAAGGTCAAATCAACTTGGTGTTCGGATCAAAGATGGGTTATACTATAAGTTTACCGGGTTTCGAGACCAG GATGTCACAAATTTGACCAATTTCTTCCAAAACGCATGTGGCATAACACCGGAGGAGAAACAACTTTCTGTCAGTGGACGGAATTGGGGAGAAGTTGATTTAAATG GGAATATGCTGACTTTTTTGGTTGGTTCAAAGCAAGCCTTTGAGGTATCTCTAGCGGACGTCTCACAAACTCAGCTTCAAGGGAAAAATGATGTAATCTTAGAGTTCCATGTGGATGATACAACTGGAGCCAATGAG AAAGATTCATTGATGGAGATAAGTTTTCATATACCTAATTCTAACACCCAATTTGTTGGTGATGAGAATCGTCCTCCTGCTCAG GTTTTTCGTGACAAAATTATGTCAATGGCAGATGTTGGTGCTGGAGGCGAAGAAGCTGTGGTTACCTTTGAGGGTATTGCTATCCTCACGCCAAG GGGGCGATACAATGTTGAACTTCATCTCTCATTCTTACGGCTCCAAGGACAAGCTAATGATTTCAAAATTCAGTACAGCAGTGTTGTTCGGCTGTTTTTACTTCCTAAG TCAAATCAGCCACATACATTTGTTGTTGTTACTCTTGATCCACCAATCCGGAAAGGGCAAACTTTGTACCCACATATCGTTTTGCAG TTTGAAACTGACTTTGTAGTTCATAGCGACCTGACAATGAGCGAAGATCTTTTGAACACCAAATACAAGGAAAAGCTAGAACCTTCATATAAG GGACTCATTCATGAAGTTTTTACAACAATATTGCGTGGCTTGTCTGGTGCCAAAGTTACTAAACCAGGAAAATTCCGTAGTTGTCAAGATGGTTATGCTGTGAAGTCATCATTGAAGGCTGAAGATGGGGTCCTCTATCCACTTGAAAAgagtttcttctttcttccaaAACCTCCTACGCTTATTCTTCATGAAGAG ATCGAGTATTTGGAATTCGAGAGGCATGCTGCTGGTGGCTCAAATATGCATTACTTTGATCTTCTTATAAGACTGAAAACTGAGCAAGAACATCTATTTCGGAACATCCAGAGGAATGAATACCATAATCTTTTTGACTTCATCAG TGGGAAGGGATTGAAAATTATGAACCTGGGAGATGTCCAAACTGCAGATGGTGTGGCACGTGTTCTTCaggatgaagatgatgatgctGTTGACCCACATCTTGAGCGCATTAAGAATCTAGCTGGTGGAGATGAGAGTGATGAAGAG GATGAAGATTTTGTCATTGACAAAGATGATGGAGGTTCTCCAACTGATGATTCTGGGGAGGAGGAATCTGATGCTAGTGAAAGTGGAGATGAGAAAGAG AAGCCTGCCAAAAAGGAATCCAGAAAAGAGACATCTTCAAAGGCATCTTCTTCTAAGAAGAAATCTAGAGATGGAGATGAAGATGgttcaaagaagaagaaacagaaaaagaaaaaggacccAAATGCACCCAAGAGGGCAATGTCTGGTTTCATGTTCTTCTCACAAATGGAAAGAGAG AATGTAAAGAAAACCAACCCTGGAATTGCGTTTACAGAGGTGGGAAGAGTTCTTGGAGATAAGTGGAAAAAGATGACAG TGGAGGAGAAAGAACCATATGAAGCGAAGGCTCAGCAAGATAAAAAGCGTTACAAGGATGAAATCAGCGGCTACAAGAACCCACAACCAATGAATATAGATTCAGGAAATGAATCAGATAGCGCATAG